From a single Larimichthys crocea isolate SSNF chromosome XIII, L_crocea_2.0, whole genome shotgun sequence genomic region:
- the dennd3a gene encoding DENN domain-containing protein 3 isoform X2 translates to MMEMKKEHVCVMAELPSGLLEACVVVGAPSDKLRDIYQLHQQNKLNELPLLEAEVLQVHAPPFVSKETNSSQLIGPAFSRVQRRRSFIKKKRRDCGAEVLPNGETANRTEASSATEDISVPKDLDLIALPQLCFPGGLQLASEQREDSYHFLVFTDLFGNRTHGVVVQYYRPVQEGAILNGHRWNSSKSRLYTPFAVCIISKFPYYNALRDCLSCLLVQLRPARQADFEETIKEFSAKLSLVPLPPPGQLHVCFSLRPLQVVLPSREDQDSPVIDIDLHLPFLCFTHTTLLQVLSCLLQEQRLVFFSADWARLTLVAESLLLYLQPLSWQQPYVPVLSRGMLDFLMAPTAFLMGCHISHFEEVAAETEELILVNIDDGIIQSSWTEAIDLPVIPLAAAESFVSRAECLQLHYDLEMCHLGAGTDANALRCQRRDWQTRLNTQIRNITLELVVNIFSGVQDFLNHEHRVFNSEEFLRTREPSDQSFYKKVLDTHIFHSFLRDRLNRKRDSFSRMEQNMSNHAHRNRAMSASPRRPIISDLTRTGYRSYTNPADRLSKRLGASLPNLDQPDNDTTSTVASNRPASLRKMTPDIGLKSPQKTVKVFRLPEFPPPLAYHYVQNYYSDMVAYLGKAINATPPEESALLARYHYLRGLVNTVSNRRLDALEDFQSLYKTDSDIFPSQMVKSLVDSLPELERSQTATRPELKRLISRVKRDQEIERSRHNNGNEDGAVKRFQLPKKYMQLEEFVKCIQESGIVKDHGTIHRLFDALTVGHQKQVGPDLFRVFYTIWKETEAEAQEVCLPTSVLEHIEPSECVFKLSSSVKTSRGVGKIAMTQRRLFLLTDGRPGYVEVAQYRDLEEVKVSSAPFLLLRIPSLKLRVRGRKEAFEANLKTETELWNLMVKEMWAGRTMADQHKDPQYMQQALTNALLMDAVVGSLQSSKAIYAASKLAHFERIKMEVPMMVPKTTSETLKHKINPSLELAAPQPVDVLLYTPGQLWVSVSGGKVMVFDASSWSLTHTCHVGNARLNCMLGVDKDQVWMGSEDSVIYIISMVAMVCNRQLTEHRAEVTGLALDTEKYSQKVAYSCSAEGSVMVWDISTLQVKRHFRLSCDRLQSVFSCNGTLWCCSRDNIMEVWRTGSVKHRLNLPEQQKGSLATFSYVLLLPEVEELWSVCKDSGEVCIWHMKDTSKPFHRVALQDCTGCYCMIKVKNQVWVGGVGRSSTKGKIYIVDMERYQVLKELHGHNDMVTALCSAEDRYVLSGAGKHDGKIAIWKVE, encoded by the exons ATGatggagatgaaaaaagaaca tgtgtgtgtgatggcagaGCTCCCGTCTGGACTGCTGGAGGCATGTGTAGTGGTTGGAGCCCCCAGTGATAAGCTTCGAGACATATACCag CTTCATCAGCAGAATAAGTTAAATGAACTCCCCCTGCTTGAGGCCGAGGTACTTCAGGTCCATGCCCCGCCCTTTGTTTCCAAGGAGACCAACTCCAGCCAGTTGATCGGTCCAGCTTTCAGTCGtgtccagaggaggaggagcttcaTCAAGAAg aagAGGCGAGATTGCGGCGCAGAAGTGCTGCCTAATGGAGAAACAGCTAATCGTACAGAAGCGTCCTCAGCAACAGAGGACATCAGTGTCCCAAAGGATCTGGACCTCATTGCTTTGCCACAGCTCTGTTTTCCTG GTGGTCTTCAGTTAGCCAGtgagcagagagaagacagtTATCACTTCCTGGTTTTCACTGACCTTTTTGGGAACCGAACCCATGGTGTCGTTGTGCAGTACTACAGACCtgtacag GAAGGTGCTATCCTGAATGGCCACAGATGGAACTCCTCAAAGTCCCGTCTCTATACACCTTTTGCTGTGTGTATCATCTCCAAATTCCCGTACTACAACGCTCTGAGAGACTGCCTGTCATG TCTCCTGGTCCAGTTGCGTCCTGCGAGACAAGCAGACTTTGAGGAGACGATAAAGGAATTTTCAGCCAAGCTGTCTCTGGTGCCTTTACCACCTCCTGGACAGCTACATGTG tgcttCAGCCTCCGTCCCCTCCAAGTGGTTCTTCCGTCGAGGGAGGATCAGGACAGCCCTGTTATCGACATCGACCTGCACCTACCTTtcctctgtttcacacacacaaccctgcTCCAG GTGCTGTCCTGCCTCCTACAGGAGCAGAGACTGGTATTCTTCTCTGCTGACTGGGCCAGACTCACTCTGGTCGCAGAGAGTTTGCTGCTGTACCTGCAG CCTCTGTCCTGGCAGCAGCCCTACGTTCCCGTTCTGTCTCGAGGAATGTTGGATTTTCTCATGGCTCCTACAGCTTTCCTGATGGGCTGCCACATCAGTCATTTTGAAGAAGTCGCTGCA GAGACGGAGGAACTAATCCTAGTGAACATTGATGATGGCATCATTCAGTCATCATGGACTGAAGCCATCGACCTACCAGTTATCCCTCTGGCTGCAGCGGAGAGCTTTGTATCGAG GGCAGAGTGTCTCCAGCTTCATTATGACTTGGAGATGTGTCACCTTGGAGCGGGCACCGATGCCAATGCCCTGCGATGCCAACGCAGAGATTGGCAGACGCGCCTCAACACGCAGATACGAAACATCACCCTGGAGCTAGTAGTCAACATCTTCAg CGGAGTTCAGGACTTTCTAAACCACGAACACCGAGTTTTTAACAGTGAGGAGTTCTTGAGGACTAGAGAGCCATCAGACCAGTCCTTTTACAAGAAG GTATTAGACACACATATCTTCCACTCGTTCCTGCGCGACAGGCTCAACAGGAAACGGGACAGCTTCAGCCGCATGGAGCAGAACATGAGTAACCATGCACACAG gAATCGGGCGATGTCAGCATCTCCCCGGCGTCCCATCATATCCGACCTGACCAGGACCGGCTACAGAAGCTACACCAACCCTGCCGACAGACTGAGCAAGAGGCTGGGAGCCAGCCTGCCTAACTTGGATCAACCTGACAATGACACTACGTCTACCGTCGCCTCCAACAGACCAGCCTCTCTCAGGAAGATGACCCCTGATATCG GGTTGAAATCGCCTCAGAAAACGGTGAAGGTTTTCCGGCTCCCAGAGTTCCCCCCTCCGTTGGCCTACCATTATGTCCAGAACTATTATTCTGACATGGTTGCTTATCTGGGGAAGGCTATTAATGCTACACCACCTGAGGAATCTGCGTTGCTGGCAAG GTACCACTACCTGCGTGGTTTGGTCAACACCGTGTCCAACAGGCGCCTGGATGCACTGGAGGACTTCCAGAGTCTTTATAAGACCGACTCGGATATCTTTCCTTCTCAGATGGTAAAGTCGCTGGTTGACTCTCTGCCAGAACTCGAGCGGTCACAG ACGGCCACACGGCCAGAACTGAAGCGCCTCATCAGTCGGGTAAAGAGGGACCAGGAAATAGAACGCTCGCGCCACAACAATGGGAACGAGGATGGCGCTGTGAAGCGCTTCCAGCTGCCGAAAAAATACATGCAGCTGGAGGAATTTGTGAAATGCATCCAGGAGTCCGGCATCGTGAAAGACCACGGAACGATACATAGACTCTTTGATGCTCTAACTGTGG GTCATCAGAAGCAGGTCGGTCCAGACTTGTTTCGAGTCTTCTACACCATCTGGAAGGAGACAGAGGCCGAAGCACAGGAG GTGTGCCTGCCGACGTCTGTCTTGGAGCACATCGAGCCCAGCGAGTGCGTCTTCaagctgtcctcctctgtcaaGACGAGCCGTGGCGTTGGCAAGATCGCCATGACTCAGCGACGGCTCTTCCTGCTCACTGACGGACGACCAGGATACGTGGAGGTGGCACAGTACAGAGATTTAGAG GAGGTCAAAGTGTCTTCGGCTCCCTTCCTGCTTCTGCGAATCCCCAGCCTGAAGCTGCGTGTTCGGGGTAGGAAGGAGGCGTTCGAGGCCAATTTGAAAACAGAGACTGAGCTGTGGAACCTGATGGTTAAAGAGATGTGGGCCGGACGCACCATGGCTGACCAACACAAG gACCCCCAGTACATGCAGCAGGCTCTGACCAATGCCTTGTTAATGGACGCAGTAGTGGGCAGCCTTCAGAGCAGCAAGGCCATCTATGCCGCCTCGAAGCTGGCTCACTTTGAACGCATCAAGATGGAAG TGCCGATGATGGTTCCCAAGACAACCTCAGAGACGCTAAAGCACAAGATTAACCCCTCACTGGAGCTCGCTGCACCTCAGCCTGTGGATGTACTACTATACACaccag gtcagCTGTGGGTGTCCGTGAGCGGTGGGAAGGTGATGGTGTTTGATGCCTCCAGCTggtccctcacacacacttgtcacGTTGGGAATGCAAGACTg AACTGCATGCTGGGAGTTGATAAGGATCAGGTCTGGATGGGCTCCGAGGACTCCGTTATCTACATCATCAGCATGGTGGCGATGGTGTGTAACAGACAGCTgactgaacacagagcagaggtcACCGGACTGGCACTTGACACCGAAAaatacag CCAGAAGGTGGCGTACTCCTGCAGTGCAGAGGGAAGCGTCATGGTGTGGGACATCTCGACACTACAG GTGAAGAGGCACTTTCGCCTCTCCTGCGACCGCCTGCAGTCGGTCTTCAGCTGTAACGGAACACTGTGGTGCT GCTCCAGAGATAATATCATGGAGGTGTGGAGGACCGGTTCAGTGAAACATCGTCTGAATCTGCCAGAACAACAGAAAGGCTCCTTAGCTACATTCAGCTATGTGCTGCTGTTACCTGAG gtggagGAGCTGTGGAGTGTTTGTAAGGACTCAGGAGAAGTGTGTATCTGGCACATGAAGGACACGAGCAAACCTTTCCATCGTGTGGCTCTACAGGACTGCACCGGATGTTACTGCATGATCAAAGTTAAAAACCAG gtgTGGGTTGGCGGTGTTGGCCGCAGTTCTACCAAAGGGAAGATTTACATTGTGGACATGGAACGCTACCAGGTACTGAAGGAGCTCCACGGCCACAACGACATGGTGACGGCGCTCTGCTCTGCCGAGGACCGCTACGTCCTCAGCGGAGCTGGCAAACACGACGGAAAGATCGCCATCTGGAAGGTGGAGTAG
- the dennd3a gene encoding DENN domain-containing protein 3 isoform X1 codes for MMEMKKEHVCVMAELPSGLLEACVVVGAPSDKLRDIYQLHQQNKLNELPLLEAEVLQVHAPPFVSKETNSSQLIGPAFSRVQRRRSFIKKKRRDCGAEVLPNGETANRTEASSATEDISVPKDLDLIALPQLCFPGGLQLASEQREDSYHFLVFTDLFGNRTHGVVVQYYRPVQSCQEGAILNGHRWNSSKSRLYTPFAVCIISKFPYYNALRDCLSCLLVQLRPARQADFEETIKEFSAKLSLVPLPPPGQLHVCFSLRPLQVVLPSREDQDSPVIDIDLHLPFLCFTHTTLLQVLSCLLQEQRLVFFSADWARLTLVAESLLLYLQPLSWQQPYVPVLSRGMLDFLMAPTAFLMGCHISHFEEVAAETEELILVNIDDGIIQSSWTEAIDLPVIPLAAAESFVSRAECLQLHYDLEMCHLGAGTDANALRCQRRDWQTRLNTQIRNITLELVVNIFSGVQDFLNHEHRVFNSEEFLRTREPSDQSFYKKVLDTHIFHSFLRDRLNRKRDSFSRMEQNMSNHAHRNRAMSASPRRPIISDLTRTGYRSYTNPADRLSKRLGASLPNLDQPDNDTTSTVASNRPASLRKMTPDIGLKSPQKTVKVFRLPEFPPPLAYHYVQNYYSDMVAYLGKAINATPPEESALLARYHYLRGLVNTVSNRRLDALEDFQSLYKTDSDIFPSQMVKSLVDSLPELERSQTATRPELKRLISRVKRDQEIERSRHNNGNEDGAVKRFQLPKKYMQLEEFVKCIQESGIVKDHGTIHRLFDALTVGHQKQVGPDLFRVFYTIWKETEAEAQEVCLPTSVLEHIEPSECVFKLSSSVKTSRGVGKIAMTQRRLFLLTDGRPGYVEVAQYRDLEEVKVSSAPFLLLRIPSLKLRVRGRKEAFEANLKTETELWNLMVKEMWAGRTMADQHKDPQYMQQALTNALLMDAVVGSLQSSKAIYAASKLAHFERIKMEVPMMVPKTTSETLKHKINPSLELAAPQPVDVLLYTPGQLWVSVSGGKVMVFDASSWSLTHTCHVGNARLNCMLGVDKDQVWMGSEDSVIYIISMVAMVCNRQLTEHRAEVTGLALDTEKYSQKVAYSCSAEGSVMVWDISTLQVKRHFRLSCDRLQSVFSCNGTLWCCSRDNIMEVWRTGSVKHRLNLPEQQKGSLATFSYVLLLPEVEELWSVCKDSGEVCIWHMKDTSKPFHRVALQDCTGCYCMIKVKNQVWVGGVGRSSTKGKIYIVDMERYQVLKELHGHNDMVTALCSAEDRYVLSGAGKHDGKIAIWKVE; via the exons ATGatggagatgaaaaaagaaca tgtgtgtgtgatggcagaGCTCCCGTCTGGACTGCTGGAGGCATGTGTAGTGGTTGGAGCCCCCAGTGATAAGCTTCGAGACATATACCag CTTCATCAGCAGAATAAGTTAAATGAACTCCCCCTGCTTGAGGCCGAGGTACTTCAGGTCCATGCCCCGCCCTTTGTTTCCAAGGAGACCAACTCCAGCCAGTTGATCGGTCCAGCTTTCAGTCGtgtccagaggaggaggagcttcaTCAAGAAg aagAGGCGAGATTGCGGCGCAGAAGTGCTGCCTAATGGAGAAACAGCTAATCGTACAGAAGCGTCCTCAGCAACAGAGGACATCAGTGTCCCAAAGGATCTGGACCTCATTGCTTTGCCACAGCTCTGTTTTCCTG GTGGTCTTCAGTTAGCCAGtgagcagagagaagacagtTATCACTTCCTGGTTTTCACTGACCTTTTTGGGAACCGAACCCATGGTGTCGTTGTGCAGTACTACAGACCtgtacag TCCTGTCAGGAAGGTGCTATCCTGAATGGCCACAGATGGAACTCCTCAAAGTCCCGTCTCTATACACCTTTTGCTGTGTGTATCATCTCCAAATTCCCGTACTACAACGCTCTGAGAGACTGCCTGTCATG TCTCCTGGTCCAGTTGCGTCCTGCGAGACAAGCAGACTTTGAGGAGACGATAAAGGAATTTTCAGCCAAGCTGTCTCTGGTGCCTTTACCACCTCCTGGACAGCTACATGTG tgcttCAGCCTCCGTCCCCTCCAAGTGGTTCTTCCGTCGAGGGAGGATCAGGACAGCCCTGTTATCGACATCGACCTGCACCTACCTTtcctctgtttcacacacacaaccctgcTCCAG GTGCTGTCCTGCCTCCTACAGGAGCAGAGACTGGTATTCTTCTCTGCTGACTGGGCCAGACTCACTCTGGTCGCAGAGAGTTTGCTGCTGTACCTGCAG CCTCTGTCCTGGCAGCAGCCCTACGTTCCCGTTCTGTCTCGAGGAATGTTGGATTTTCTCATGGCTCCTACAGCTTTCCTGATGGGCTGCCACATCAGTCATTTTGAAGAAGTCGCTGCA GAGACGGAGGAACTAATCCTAGTGAACATTGATGATGGCATCATTCAGTCATCATGGACTGAAGCCATCGACCTACCAGTTATCCCTCTGGCTGCAGCGGAGAGCTTTGTATCGAG GGCAGAGTGTCTCCAGCTTCATTATGACTTGGAGATGTGTCACCTTGGAGCGGGCACCGATGCCAATGCCCTGCGATGCCAACGCAGAGATTGGCAGACGCGCCTCAACACGCAGATACGAAACATCACCCTGGAGCTAGTAGTCAACATCTTCAg CGGAGTTCAGGACTTTCTAAACCACGAACACCGAGTTTTTAACAGTGAGGAGTTCTTGAGGACTAGAGAGCCATCAGACCAGTCCTTTTACAAGAAG GTATTAGACACACATATCTTCCACTCGTTCCTGCGCGACAGGCTCAACAGGAAACGGGACAGCTTCAGCCGCATGGAGCAGAACATGAGTAACCATGCACACAG gAATCGGGCGATGTCAGCATCTCCCCGGCGTCCCATCATATCCGACCTGACCAGGACCGGCTACAGAAGCTACACCAACCCTGCCGACAGACTGAGCAAGAGGCTGGGAGCCAGCCTGCCTAACTTGGATCAACCTGACAATGACACTACGTCTACCGTCGCCTCCAACAGACCAGCCTCTCTCAGGAAGATGACCCCTGATATCG GGTTGAAATCGCCTCAGAAAACGGTGAAGGTTTTCCGGCTCCCAGAGTTCCCCCCTCCGTTGGCCTACCATTATGTCCAGAACTATTATTCTGACATGGTTGCTTATCTGGGGAAGGCTATTAATGCTACACCACCTGAGGAATCTGCGTTGCTGGCAAG GTACCACTACCTGCGTGGTTTGGTCAACACCGTGTCCAACAGGCGCCTGGATGCACTGGAGGACTTCCAGAGTCTTTATAAGACCGACTCGGATATCTTTCCTTCTCAGATGGTAAAGTCGCTGGTTGACTCTCTGCCAGAACTCGAGCGGTCACAG ACGGCCACACGGCCAGAACTGAAGCGCCTCATCAGTCGGGTAAAGAGGGACCAGGAAATAGAACGCTCGCGCCACAACAATGGGAACGAGGATGGCGCTGTGAAGCGCTTCCAGCTGCCGAAAAAATACATGCAGCTGGAGGAATTTGTGAAATGCATCCAGGAGTCCGGCATCGTGAAAGACCACGGAACGATACATAGACTCTTTGATGCTCTAACTGTGG GTCATCAGAAGCAGGTCGGTCCAGACTTGTTTCGAGTCTTCTACACCATCTGGAAGGAGACAGAGGCCGAAGCACAGGAG GTGTGCCTGCCGACGTCTGTCTTGGAGCACATCGAGCCCAGCGAGTGCGTCTTCaagctgtcctcctctgtcaaGACGAGCCGTGGCGTTGGCAAGATCGCCATGACTCAGCGACGGCTCTTCCTGCTCACTGACGGACGACCAGGATACGTGGAGGTGGCACAGTACAGAGATTTAGAG GAGGTCAAAGTGTCTTCGGCTCCCTTCCTGCTTCTGCGAATCCCCAGCCTGAAGCTGCGTGTTCGGGGTAGGAAGGAGGCGTTCGAGGCCAATTTGAAAACAGAGACTGAGCTGTGGAACCTGATGGTTAAAGAGATGTGGGCCGGACGCACCATGGCTGACCAACACAAG gACCCCCAGTACATGCAGCAGGCTCTGACCAATGCCTTGTTAATGGACGCAGTAGTGGGCAGCCTTCAGAGCAGCAAGGCCATCTATGCCGCCTCGAAGCTGGCTCACTTTGAACGCATCAAGATGGAAG TGCCGATGATGGTTCCCAAGACAACCTCAGAGACGCTAAAGCACAAGATTAACCCCTCACTGGAGCTCGCTGCACCTCAGCCTGTGGATGTACTACTATACACaccag gtcagCTGTGGGTGTCCGTGAGCGGTGGGAAGGTGATGGTGTTTGATGCCTCCAGCTggtccctcacacacacttgtcacGTTGGGAATGCAAGACTg AACTGCATGCTGGGAGTTGATAAGGATCAGGTCTGGATGGGCTCCGAGGACTCCGTTATCTACATCATCAGCATGGTGGCGATGGTGTGTAACAGACAGCTgactgaacacagagcagaggtcACCGGACTGGCACTTGACACCGAAAaatacag CCAGAAGGTGGCGTACTCCTGCAGTGCAGAGGGAAGCGTCATGGTGTGGGACATCTCGACACTACAG GTGAAGAGGCACTTTCGCCTCTCCTGCGACCGCCTGCAGTCGGTCTTCAGCTGTAACGGAACACTGTGGTGCT GCTCCAGAGATAATATCATGGAGGTGTGGAGGACCGGTTCAGTGAAACATCGTCTGAATCTGCCAGAACAACAGAAAGGCTCCTTAGCTACATTCAGCTATGTGCTGCTGTTACCTGAG gtggagGAGCTGTGGAGTGTTTGTAAGGACTCAGGAGAAGTGTGTATCTGGCACATGAAGGACACGAGCAAACCTTTCCATCGTGTGGCTCTACAGGACTGCACCGGATGTTACTGCATGATCAAAGTTAAAAACCAG gtgTGGGTTGGCGGTGTTGGCCGCAGTTCTACCAAAGGGAAGATTTACATTGTGGACATGGAACGCTACCAGGTACTGAAGGAGCTCCACGGCCACAACGACATGGTGACGGCGCTCTGCTCTGCCGAGGACCGCTACGTCCTCAGCGGAGCTGGCAAACACGACGGAAAGATCGCCATCTGGAAGGTGGAGTAG